DNA from Thalassoglobus sp. JC818:
TCACCTGGCCATCGACCACGATTGGAACTCCTCCGTAGAGAGTCGTCAGTTTTCCGCCGCTCGCAAATCCAGCCCTTTCCACGGCCAGACTTAAGTGCGTGTTGACTTCTTTTCCAGGGGGAAGAGGACCTGTCGCTGTCCGCATGGTGGCGGCTGCGGTTGCTTTCGTCATGGAGGTGTAAACGCTGGCAGGTCGGGCTCCGTCCATGCGTGCAAACGCGATCAAGTGGCCTCCTTCGTCGACGACACTAATATTGACTTTGAGGTTCATCTCTCCTGCCTTCGCTCTGGCATGGCGAACGATGTGTTCTGCTCCAGAAAGCGTGAGGCCGATCCGCTGCCGCTCGACCATCGGAGAGGAAGTTGCCTGAGCGGATTTGTCATCGGCGGTAAGTAGCGTGGAGTGAAGTAGCAGGCACGCGAAGAGAGTTGCAGGGGAGAGTACTTGGAGTGTCCGGAACATGGAGGGCCTTGTTCAGTGTTGAAGAA
Protein-coding regions in this window:
- a CDS encoding heme-binding protein translates to MFRTLQVLSPATLFACLLLHSTLLTADDKSAQATSSPMVERQRIGLTLSGAEHIVRHARAKAGEMNLKVNISVVDEGGHLIAFARMDGARPASVYTSMTKATAAATMRTATGPLPPGKEVNTHLSLAVERAGFASGGKLTTLYGGVPIVVDGQVIGAVGVGGATGEQDAEIASAGIQSLMEKLAE